Within Mongoliitalea daihaiensis, the genomic segment CGTGCCATTCATACCATCAGTAGATCGTATCTGTCAAATCAGGTCATCCCAGGTGCTGCCACTTTATTTTTCGTAAATGAATTAGGCGTTGCCGTCACCTGCAAACATGTCATTCAATGGCTTACCCAAGGCCAAACCGTTCAATCTCGCTACCAAGAATTCTCTGCTAAGAAAACCCAAGTGCGCCATCCGAAAAAAATCAAAGAGTTAGAGCTTGCATACGGCTACAAAGAACACAGCCTCATCCAAATGAAAACTACTTTTGTGGATTGTGTAGACCGTATGTCTGGATTTACATGGCACCTACACCCTACCTATGATTTAGCAATTTTAAAATTCAATGATATCGGACGTTCCCTCTACCATGGTCATGCTATTTTCGGAAAAAGTAGTCAAGCAATCAACCAAGGAAGTTATTTGTGTAGACTGGGCTTCCCGTTTCCTGAATTTAGTAACTACACCTATTCGGAAGCACATGATGATATCTTATGGACTGCAGAAGGAGTAAAAGCATCTCCTCGATTTCCTATTGAAGGTATGTTGACACGATTTGTAGCAGATTCCAACGGTGTTAAGTATGGTATAGAAATGAGTACTCCCGGGCTGAGAGGACAAAGTGGCGGTCCATTATTTGATGCAAATGGTCATATTTATGGTATGCAAAGTAGAACTAAACACCTCCATTTGGGCTTCGATATTGAAGAAAAACAAATTCGAAGCAATGGGAAGCTAAAAAATGTAAGCGACTATTCCTTTATTCACTTAGGAGAATGCATTCACTTGGACATCATCAAAGACTTCCTAAGGACCCATCAAATCAAGTTCTATGAGGAGTGAAATACCTATTCAAAAAAAAACTCCTTGAAAAAGAGCTGAGTCGCTTTCAAGGAGTTTTTATACTTGAATATCTAGTTTGTAAAGCTTAAGAAGCCAAAATAGCGTTAAATGTAGCGCTCGGCCTCATAATAGCAGAAGTTTTTGCAGGATCAGGTTTATAATACCCTCCGATATCAACTTTTACTCCCTGTACCTCATTAAGTTCTTGGATAATAGTTGATTCATGAGCTTTCAAATCCGCCGCAATTGGGGTGAATTTATTTTTCAATGCCTCATCCTTGGACTGTGCCGCTAAAGCCTCTGCCCAGTACATCGCCAAGTAGAAGTGGGAACCTCTATTATCCAGTTCTTTTGCTTTTCTAGACGGAGACTTATCCTCTTGCAGAAACTTGCCGGTTGCAGCGTCCAAAGCTTCTGCTAAGACCTGAGCACGTTCATTTCCAAATATAGTAGCCAAATGCTCTAGGGAAACAGCCAGTGCTAAGAATTCACCTAGAGAATCCCAACGAAGGTGGTTTTCTTCTACCAATTGCTCTACATGCTTGGGAGCAGAACCTCCAGCACCAGTTTCAAACAATCCACCTCCATTCATCAACGGTACAATAGAAAGCATTTTGGCACTTGTTCCCAATTCTAATATGGGGAACAAATCAGTTAAATAGTCTCTTAAGACATTTCCAGTAACAGAAATAGTATCTTTTCCAGCCTTAATTCGTTCCAAAGAGAAACGGGTGGCTTCTATAGGAGACAAAATAAGGATTTCCAATCCATGGGTATCATATCCTTTCAGATACTTTTCAACCTTTACAATCAACTCTCTATCGTGCGCACGGTTTTTATCCAACCAGAAAACTGCAGGTGTCTGTGTTGCTCTTGCACGGTTAACAGCCAGCTTTACCCAATCTTGGATTGGTGCATCTTTTGTTTGACACATTCTCCAAATATCTCCAGCCTCCACAGCATGAGTCATCAACGTCTCACCAGCTGTATTTTTCACAACTACAGAACCCTCAAATGGGATTTCAAACGTCTTATCATGCGATCCATACTCCTCCGCTTTTTGAGCCATTAAACCAACATTTGGCACAGAACCCATGGTTGCAGGATCGAATGCCCCATTCTTTTTACAAAATTCAATAGTTTCTTGATAAACCCCAGCATATGAGCGATCAGGAATCACTGCTTTTGTATCCTGAGGCTTCCCTTCCTTATTCCACATTTGACCGGATGTGCGGATCATTGCAGGCATAGATGCATCAATAATTACATCACTTGGTACGTGTAAGTTGGTAATCCCTTTATCAGAATTTACCATTGCCAGATCAGGCGCTTCAGCTAAACAGCTATCAATAGCAACCTCTATTGCCATACGCTCTTCAGTTGGCAAGGTAGCAATCTTAGCCATCAGATCTCCAAAACCGTTATTGACATCTACCCCTAGGTTCTGGAAAGTTTCTCCAAACTGTTCAAAAACAGGCGCAAAAAACACTTTAACTGCATGACCAAAGATAATTGGATCAGACACCTTCATCATAGTAGCTTTCATGTGTAATGAAAACAAGACTCCTTGTTTTTTGGCATCTTCTTTTTGTTCTGTCAAAAAAGCATTCAGCTTTGCAACATTCAAAACTGCTGCATCAATGACTTCTGCAGCCTGTAT encodes:
- a CDS encoding NADP-dependent isocitrate dehydrogenase, with the protein product MTTNAAKILYTLTDEAPALATYSFLPIVKAFTDSAEIKVETRDISLAGRLISQFPEFLQESQRINDDLTELGELAKTAEANIIKLPNISASIPQLKAAIKELQEQGYALPDYPDDPQTEEEKGIKARYDKIKGSAVNPVLREGNSDRRAPLAVKNYAKNNPHSMGKWSSDSKTHVASMAEGDFYGSEQSVTMPAADTVRIELHGVDGQIKVLKDHLKIQAAEVIDAAVLNVAKLNAFLTEQKEDAKKQGVLFSLHMKATMMKVSDPIIFGHAVKVFFAPVFEQFGETFQNLGVDVNNGFGDLMAKIATLPTEERMAIEVAIDSCLAEAPDLAMVNSDKGITNLHVPSDVIIDASMPAMIRTSGQMWNKEGKPQDTKAVIPDRSYAGVYQETIEFCKKNGAFDPATMGSVPNVGLMAQKAEEYGSHDKTFEIPFEGSVVVKNTAGETLMTHAVEAGDIWRMCQTKDAPIQDWVKLAVNRARATQTPAVFWLDKNRAHDRELIVKVEKYLKGYDTHGLEILILSPIEATRFSLERIKAGKDTISVTGNVLRDYLTDLFPILELGTSAKMLSIVPLMNGGGLFETGAGGSAPKHVEQLVEENHLRWDSLGEFLALAVSLEHLATIFGNERAQVLAEALDAATGKFLQEDKSPSRKAKELDNRGSHFYLAMYWAEALAAQSKDEALKNKFTPIAADLKAHESTIIQELNEVQGVKVDIGGYYKPDPAKTSAIMRPSATFNAILAS
- a CDS encoding trypsin-like peptidase domain-containing protein; this encodes MFVDAIQKVSGFTRAIHTISRSYLSNQVIPGAATLFFVNELGVAVTCKHVIQWLTQGQTVQSRYQEFSAKKTQVRHPKKIKELELAYGYKEHSLIQMKTTFVDCVDRMSGFTWHLHPTYDLAILKFNDIGRSLYHGHAIFGKSSQAINQGSYLCRLGFPFPEFSNYTYSEAHDDILWTAEGVKASPRFPIEGMLTRFVADSNGVKYGIEMSTPGLRGQSGGPLFDANGHIYGMQSRTKHLHLGFDIEEKQIRSNGKLKNVSDYSFIHLGECIHLDIIKDFLRTHQIKFYEE